From one Papilio machaon chromosome 16, ilPapMach1.1, whole genome shotgun sequence genomic stretch:
- the LOC123721811 gene encoding uncharacterized protein LOC123721811, with translation MTVLQWLRSDARSFKPFVAHRLGEIIENSCVSDWRWVPTDLNVADDATRTRSINLDASHRWFRGPSFLFKSFEDWPTEPRYASPNTDELKTNSFELVGLTSFVEELPTPVTAIFANFSNWQRLLRATARVLQAAAKFGVILASFRNSKLKGEVVCARHPSASTTLPPLSADLIKAAERQILQRTQLESFSIEFLHVLNSKPIPPNSRLKKLSPALGEDKLLRLAGRIKAAEGIDPDTRFPILLDGRHPIVRLLVQFYHRKAGHANYELVVNELRQKYWLLRLRNTVRTVAKECLICRIRKSLPVNPKTGDLPPERLAHHRRPFTFTGLDYFGPISVTIGRRHEKRYVALFTCLTVRALHLEMVHSLSTDSAIMAIRRFIARRGSPDTIFSDNGTCFVGANRILREFYGENVEDFMSTQGIRWKFTPPAAPNFGGCWERLVRSVKVALNATLTERAPKEETLSSLLAEAEAIVNSRPLTHVSTDPDDPTTLTTFHFLIGSSSMQTLPTALNDHDLVSRSEWRKALRLADHFWSRWMREVLPTLQPREQPRGNRSSTALQEGDIVIIADSNLPRGTWPRGRVAKTYCGKDQVIRVVDVTTAGGMLRRPVRKLVRLST, from the coding sequence ATGACAGTCCTTCAGTGGTTACGTAGTGACGCGCGCTCTTTTAAGCCTTTTGTTGCCCATCGTTTAGgcgaaattattgaaaactctTGCGTCAGTGACTGGCGATGGGTACCAACAGACTTGAATGTTGCCGATGACGCTACCAGAACGCGATCAATTAACCTCGACGCGTCCCACAGATGGTTCCGCGGACCatcttttctatttaaatccTTTGAGGACTGGCCTACAGAGCCGAGGTATGCCTCACCAAATACCGATGAACTCAAGACCAATAGTTTTGAGTTGGTCGGACTAACTTCCTTTGTAGAAGAGTTACCGACACCTGTCACAGCTATTTTTGCTAATTTTAGTAATTGGCAGCGCTTATTACGTGCCACAGCCCGGGTACTTCAAGCTGCGGCAAAGTTTGGTGTAATTTTGGCTTCCTTCAGAAATTCTAAATTGAAAGGCGAAGTTGTTTGTGCCCGCCATCCTTCAGCGTCCACTACCCTACCGCCTCTTAGTGCAGATTTAATAAAGGCCGCTGAAAGGCAAATTCTGCAACGAACACAGCTCGAGAGCTTTTCCATAGAATTTCTTCATGTCCTGAATTCGAAGCCTATTCCTCCGAACAGTCGTCTCAAAAAACTGTCACCCGCTTTGGGAGAGGACAAATTACTGCGGTTAGCCGGAAGAATTAAAGCCGCAGAAGGCATTGATCCTGACACACGCTTTCCCATCCTTCTTGACGGTCGTCACCCAATTGTACGTTTATTGGTACAATTTTATCATCGAAAAGCGGGTCACGCAAATTATGAACTAGTCGTGAACGAATTAAGACAAAAATACTGGTTGTTAAGGCTGAGGAACACAGTGAGAACAGTAGCTAAAGAGTGTCTGATCTGCAGAATTAGAAAGTCCTTGCCGGTGAACCCGAAAACAGGAGATCTGCCACCTGAAAGATTAGCTCACCATCGACGGCCCTTTACTTTTACGGGCCTGGACTACTTCGGCCCCATAAGCGTCACTATCGGGCGCAGGCATGAAAAACGTTATGTGGCTCTTTTCACCTGTTTAACTGTCAGAGCCCTTCACCTGGAGATGGTACATAGTCTATCTACTGACTCTGCCATCATGGCTATTAGAAGGTTCATTGCAAGACGGGGCTCTCCAGATACTATTTTTTCGGACAACGGAACCTGCTTTGTTGGTGCCAATCGCATTCTCAGAGAGTTCTACGGTGAAAATGTCGAAGATTTCATGAGCACTCAAGGAATACGCTGGAAGTTCACCCCACCAGCAGCACCTAATTTTGGAGGATGTTGGGAGCGCTTGGTGCGATCAGTTAAAGTAGCTCTGAACGCAACATTAACCGAACGAGCTCCAAAAGAAGAAACCCTAAGCAGTTTACTAGCCGAGGCAGAAGCCATTGTCAATTCACGTCCATTAACTCATGTATCTACAGATCCTGACGACCCGACAACACTCACAACATTTCATTTCTTAATCGGTTCTTCGTCCATGCAGACCCTACCTACTGCCTTGAATGATCACGATTTGGTCAGCCGTTCTGAATGGAGGAAAGCATTGAGGCTAGCGGATCATTTTTGGTCACGTTGGATGCGCGAGGTTCTCCCGACACTACAACCACGTGAGCAGCCAAGAGGCAACCGCAGTTCAACAGCTCTTCAAGAGGGTGACATAGTGATCATAGCTGATTCTAACTTACCCCGTGGGACATGGCCACGAGGCCGTGTCGCGAAAACGTACTGTGGGAAAGATCAGGTGATAAGGGTAGTGGACGTAACAACAGCAGGGGGTATGCTACGCCGACCCGTACGAAAGCTGGTTAGGCTCTCCACCTAA
- the LOC106716709 gene encoding uncharacterized protein LOC106716709 has protein sequence MNIPEVYSYEERAINTVVSVINRAKEMLGDRQTLKQLANSRDVYAAPAKVNLSRLEPPLAITSRDLIADTIEKTWKLTNLFKYSLKYKGSSKDECLQYFYFEAIFSQPTVSYPIPQATASAFFRVQDKLIEPPEKRGVPKMTFRVEGHHIDHDIRHVLLPADWLLAVIMMKIKVFSRIESYNVF, from the exons ATGAATATCCCTGAGGTATATTCATATGAGGAGCGAGCGATAAACACTGTGGTTTCGGTGATAAACCGAGCGAAAGAGATGCTGGGTGACCGGCAGACTTTGAAGCAACTGGCTA ATAGTCGTGACGTGTACGCGGCACCCGCCAAAGTGAACCTGTCACGCCTGGAGCCCCCTTTAGCAATAACAAGCCGGGATCTCATCGCTGACACCATCGAGAAGACGTGGAAACTAACaaatcttttcaaatattcacTGAAATATAAAGGCAGCTCTAAAGACGAATGTTTGCAGTATTTCTATTTCGAG GCCATCTTCAGTCAACCGACAGTATCTTATCCCATACCACAAGCTACTGCCTCAGCGTTTTTCCGAGTACAAGATAAACTTATAGAACCACCGGAGAAACGAGGAGTTCCAAAG ATGACGTTTAGAGTGGAGGGCCACCACATCGACCATGACATCCGGCACGTGCTGCTACCAGCGGACTGGCTGCTCGCCGTCATCATGATGAAGATCAAAGTTTTCAGCAGGATCGAgagttataatgttttttga
- the LOC123721809 gene encoding uncharacterized protein LOC123721809 encodes MPTSPATSSQHVDTVAPSEKSKSSRSSSTIKAQRAAIEALALRRRLEHEQELAEHERQRESRLAALRRQVEEGELQAELAALDAEAASSRSSRSGSARISGERTERWVQSLGQPVCVGEDTVIRGIPAVGREQVIVPPPGHQAPLPATGSTASPFNSFFHQKQLSNVNRPSEAAMLCVGEDTVNRGIPVVGREQVMVPPPGHQAPLPATGSTESPINRFVLQKQFSNVTKASEAAVLTRPLISTEVDQSSLLQAVADTAAAAKALATSHHIENISRLQNALRGAARDAVGSLLLATEDPNDIIRALEENFARPEIIVFKEVSALKNLPRLGNDLKELITITNKVRNSISSFKILEQVEYLHSPELFHAVLGKLNPVTKVRWTDFAMQDTTGRPKLEIMSDFLRRELDQLIRFGLSPESCSIQHSPQNSQVNKPYKRENIHIVTHSKPNSKVVSTQKPECAFCKKDHNIKSCSEFKALSVDERWIWLREVKACYRCLKRYSHQWKTCKVNPCGVDGCLLRHHPLLHGKQPASSINTAFDTQSAENDHSTTQHEPTSVEKVIISTTSTGVQEPSSILTMCPRVFLKILPVTVSGPSGSCNVYALLDDGSTATLIDSSIAAQIGATGPHQKITVNSIGGLSRNATISYVDFHIKGRHTRDTFLVKNARAMESLSLRPQTIRQETIASFAHLADLPCNVTYEDATPSVLIGAEHWHLSISSEVRCGGKNEPVACLTALGWVLYGIASSKTKLVEFVNHGVCIEPSDDEKLDSLIREQYKIDSLGISKKETLHSKADKRAVEILEKTARRLPTSGRFEVGMPWRDDIQRIPDSYPQAMSRFLSLERRMAKDADFAKAYDVFISNMIAKGYAEECAPESYYANHIKDKQSSFMRLYLPHFGVYHPQKRKLRVVHDAAATNEGVSLNSLLLPGPDLLQPLLGILFRFREGRIALTADIREMFPQVRIREQDRDALRYLWRSSRDQPIKEFRMTAVIFGACCSPFIAQFIKNKNACEHESLFPKAAHAILYNHYMDDYIDSLDDVQEAAQLAADIVTVHSDACFEIRGWISNDPSALKFIPADLRATQPSSEINVGSCSANNIRALGVLWNPTTDNLGFRSGLGETFPNPLTKRKVLCHLMRVYDPLGLLAPIVVKGRILFQQTWRSNVDWDTEFQPTEALRWSDWFQELSKVTSLEIPRWYSNSKNFEPTQRELHVFADASELAYACVAYWRLLYSDGSIELSLISSKARVTPLKPTSIPRLELQAALIASRLAVTIKDSHRKQPAHTFCNKTPC; translated from the exons atgCCGACAAGCCCTGCGACTAGTTCCCAACATGTAGACACCGTTGCCCCAAGTGAGAAGTCAAAGTCATCACGCTCGTCGTCCACAATTAAGGCTCAAAGGGCCGCCATAGAGGCCCTCGCTCTGCGCCGACGTCTCGAGCACGAACAGGAGCTCGCTGAACACGAGAGGCAACGTGAAAGTCGACTGGCAGCACTCCGTCGGCAGGTGGAGGAGGGCGAACTGCAGGCCGAACTTGCCGCTCTCGATGCGGAAGCCGCTTCAAGTCGCAGCAGTCGCAGTGGTTCGGCCAGGATCAGCGGAGAAAGAACAGAAAGATGGGTACAAAGTTTAGGACAGCCAGTTTGCGTTGGCGAAGATACAGTTATTAGAGGCATCCCCGCAGTAGGGCGCGAGCAAGTAATAGTTCCGCCTCCCGGCCACCAGGCACCTCTGCCGGCCACTGGGTCAACTGCATCCccttttaacagtttttttcaCCAGAAGCAACTCTCGAACGTCAATAGGCCGTCCGAGGCGGCCATGCTATGCGTTGGCGAAGATACAGTTAATAGAGGCATTCCCGTAGTAGGGCGCGAGCAAGTAATGGTTCCGCCTCCCGGCCACCAGGCACCTCTGCCGGCCACTGGGTCAACTGAATCCCCTATTAACCGTTTTGTTCTTCAGAAGCAATTTTCAAACGTCACAAAAGCGTCCGAGGCGGCCGTGTTAACGCGACCGCTCATATCCACGGAGGTTGATCAGAGTAGCCTGCTTCAAGCTGTTGCTGACACTGCAGCTGCGGCCAAGGCGCTTGCTACTTCGCACC atattgaaaatattagtagGTTACAAAATGCTCTTCGCGGCGCGGCCCGAGATGCAGTTGGGTCACTGTTGCTGGCTACAGAGGACCCAAACGATATAATTAGAGCTCTGGAGGAGAACTTCGCTCGCCCGGAAATTATAGTATTTAAGGAAGTCTCCGCTCTAAAAAATCTACCACGTTTGGGAAATGACTTGAAAGAGTTAATTACGATAACGAATAAGGTACGTAATTCTATatcttcttttaaaatactggaACAAGTTGAGTACTTGCACTCTCCAGAACTATTTCACGCCGTCTTAGGAAAATTAAACCCGGTTACTAAAGTAAGATGGACGGACTTCGCTATGCAAGATACTACAGGGCGTCCTAAATTGGAGATTATGTCTGATTTTTTGAGGCGCGAGTTAGATCAACTTATTCGGTTCGGTTTATCACCGGAATCTTGCTCAATCCAACATTCACCACAAAACTCTCAAGTAAACAAACCGTATAAACGGGAAAACATTCACATAGTTACACACTCTAAACCTAATTCTAAGGTGGTGTCTACTCAAAAGCCTGAATGCGCGTTTTGCAAAAAAGATCACAATATTAAGTCATGTTCCGAGTTCAAAGCCTTATCTGTTGATGAAAGGTGGATATGGCTGCGTGAGGTAAAAGCGTGTTATAGATGTCTTAAGCGTTATTCACATCAATGGAAAACATGTAAAGTTAACCCTTGTGGTGTCGATGGGTGTTTATTACGTCATCATCCGTTACTGCATGGTAAACAACCCGCTTCTTCTATCAATACTGCGTTCGACACGCAATCCGCCGAAAATGATCATTCGACTACGCAGCACGAGCCTACATCTGTCGAAAAGGTAATAATTTCTACCACGTCTACAGGTGTTCAAGAACCCAGCTCTATCTTAACTATGTGCCCACGTGTATTTCTGAAAATCTTACCTGTTACTGTCTCTGGTCCCTCAGGAAGTTGCAATGTTTACGCACTTCTCGACGACGGTAGCACTGCTACGCTCATCGACTCAAGTATTGCTGCTCAAATAGGTGCGACAGGGCCTCACCAGAAAATAACGGTCAATAGTATCGGTGGTCTTAGTAGAAACGCTACGATATCGTATGTAGATTTTCACATTAAGGGTAGGCACACACGAGACACATTTTTAGTGAAAAATGCGAGAGCTATGGAGTCTTTATCTCTGCGTCCTCAAACAATTAGGCAGGAAACTATTGCTTCTTTCGCACATTTAGCAGATTTACCTTGCAACGTAACTTACGAAGATGCTACTCCATCAGTTTTAATTGGGGCAGAGCATTGGCATTTGTCCATCAGCAGCGAGGTAAGGTGTGGTGGTAAGAATGAACCCGTTGCCTGTTTAACTGCCTTAGGCTGGGTGCTTTATGGAATCGCGAGcagtaaaactaaattagtggAGTTTGTTAACCACGGTGTGTGTATCGAACCTTCCGATGACGAGAAATTAGACTCTCTTATTAGGGAACAATACAAAATTGATTCATTAGGTATTTCTAAAAAAGAAACTCTACATTCTAAGGCAGATAAACGTGCAGTCGAGATCTTAGAAAAGACTGCTAGACGTCTCCCCACTTCTGGTCGATTTGAGGTTGGTATGCCGTGGCGTGACGATATACAGCGCATTCCCGACAGCTACCCTCAAGCCATGTCACGATTTTTAAGTCTAGAAAGGCGCATGGCTAAAGACGCTGACTTTGCAAAAGCATATGACGTGTTCATTTCAAACATGATAGCGAAAGGTTATGCAGAAGAATGTGCTCCTGAGTCATACTACGCCAACCACATTAAAGATAAACAATCTTCTTTTATGAGGCTATATTTACCCCATTTTGGCGTGTACCACCCTCAGAAACGTAAGCTTCGTGTAGTTCACGACGCCGCAGCCACGAATGAAGGCGTCAGCCTAAACTCTTTGTTGTTACCTGGCCCAGACCTGCTTCAGCCTTtgttaggtattttatttcgGTTTCGCGAGGGTCGTATTGCTCTCACTGCTGATATCCGGGAAATGTTCCCTCAAGTAAGGATCAGGGAGCAAGATAGGGACGCTCTCCGGTATCTCTGGAGGTCAAGCAGAGACCAACCAATAAAGGAGTTTAGGATGACAGCCGTCATTTTCGGTGCGTGCTGCAGTCCATTTATagcacaatttattaaaaataaaaacgcttGTGAGCACGAAAGTTTATTTCCTAAGGCAGCTCATGCTATTTTGTATAATCATTATATGGACGATTATATTGACTCTCTCGATGACGTTCAAGAGGCAGCACAACTGGCGGCAGATATTGTTACCGTACACAGCGATGCCTGCTTCGAAATACGGGGCTGGATTTCCAACGACCCATCAGCGCTGAAATTTATTCCTGCTGATCTTAGGGCCACTCAACCGTCGTCGGAAATCAATGTTGGCAGCTGCTCTGCAAATAATATTAGAGCATTAGGAGTATTGTGGAATCCCACAACAGATAATTTAGGGTTCCGTTCAGGGTTAGGTGAAACATTTCCGAACCCTCTCACAAAACGCAAAGTTCTTTGTCACCTCATGCGTGTGTACGACCCGTTAGGCTTATTAGCTCCAATAGTTGTAAAGGGTCGAATTTTATTCCAACAAACGTGGAGGTCTAATGTCGACTGGGACACCGAGTTCCAACCCACGGAAGCATTAAGGTGGTCTGATTGGTTTCAGGAGTTGTCAAAAGTTACTTCTTTGGAAATTCCACGTTGGTATTCTAACTCTAAAAACTTTGAACCAACTCAAAGGGAGTTACACGTTTTTGCTGATGCAAGTGAGCTCGCTTACGCATGTGTCGCTTATTGGCGTCTTTTGTACTCAGACGGCAGCATCGAGCTTTCTCTCATCTCTAGTAAGGCAAGAGTTACACCCTTGAAACCTACCTCTATCCCACGTTTAGAGCTCCAGGCCGCTTTAATAGCTTCTCGTCTCGCGGTCACCATTAAGGACAGTCATAGAAAACAACCGGCACATACCTTCTGTAATAAAACTCCATGTTGA
- the LOC106716320 gene encoding uncharacterized protein K02A2.6-like produces the protein MEHARPPAELILHGGPAARADAWRKWYKQFQVFLKASGVHKSTKDVQSSLLVNLIGPEGYDVYTTFKFTKDEDAEDIEILVKKFNEHFGSKQNTTITRFKFFTRSQNRGESIDEYVTALKLLSQSCEFEHLEDGLIRDRIVCGVADGVVRERLLRTEDLTLAKAVKICQANEMSNEETQQIEETKGGSAEPEPGAWGNGRRGRGRGGQQRPLPAARRRSEVSPRVKYNTRAQSFCGNYLTVVGACDLSWTYKSRTYNLHFIVTKHNCQSVLGKNACEELGMIRRIHTIDITSYDDLFKGLGKLPGKYKIVIDESVQPSICPVRKIPIGVRQKLLVELNRMTELGVIRKVSHPTEWVNAIVVAAKKDGGIRVCLDPRPLNKAVLRAHYPLPTLAEIACRLQGATVFSKLDARSGFWMCEIDDASADLCTFGTPFGRYQFLRLPYGINCAPEVFHSKIRQILEDLEGVDSFVDDIVVWGVNIEEHDRRLKALLDRAREVGHTFSASGMQIDRSKLRAITDMPPPKDRPSLERFLGMVNYLSKYIPNYSEEVYPLRCLLKKDSVWCWDRVHEAAVTRVKRLLSGAPVLALYETRAPVLVSVDASARALGAVLLQRGRPVEFASMTLNDTQCRYAQIEKELLAIVFALERFHQYVFGRSDVTVETDHKPLESLFKKSLDSVPARLQRMMLRAQAYDFKVVYKPGKYMYIADTLSRAPLGEILSDNISNEVEEQTCFLLENVRFSSEKTKLVKEFTAKDEECQLLISYIGNGWPDNKYEVDERVRAQWSYRELFEYVDGIIFKDNLVYIPRGLRKEMIERVHDGHMGIDRCKRHAREVMFWPGMSRDVEQRVRRCAACTERAPRPPREPLLFHHIPDIPWVKVGSDIFQIGKNYYLILVDYFSNFVEVVMLTNICSRSVIGALKEQFARHGIPAHLVTDNGPAYASKEFALFCRTWGFDHITTSPHYPQSNGRSERTVRTVKEMLKKSYLSGTDFYLGLLNFRATPRDGIASPSELLMGRRINTRALPELQAGQEVIIADGVSRRRRGRVQARAAQPRSYFVSDAAGRCYRRNRRHLINIGQQGSAYGATEPTESGCIPGTSSADSALQRDLEGTLKY, from the exons ATGGAGCACGCTAGACCTCCAgcagaattaattttacacgGTGGGCCGGCGGCGCGCGCAGACGCCTGGCGAAAGTGGTATAAACAGTTTCAAGTCTTTTTGAAAGCGTCGGGAGTACACAAAAGTACAAAAGATGTACAAAGCAGTCTGTTAGTGAATTTAATCGGCCCGGAAGGTTACGATGTGTATACTACGTTTAAATTTACGAAAGATGAGGACGCCGAGGATATCGAGATTTtggtgaaaaaatttaatgaacacTTTGGATCGAAGCAAAATACGACGATCaccagatttaaattttttacgcGATCTCAAAACCGAGGGGAGTCCATAGACGAATATGTCACCGCACTTAAATTGTTGAGTCAGTCCTGTGAGTTCGAACATTTAGAAGACGGCTTGATACGCGACAGAATAGTTTGTGGAGTAGCGGATGGCGTCGTGAGGGAAAGATTACTCAGGACCGAGGATCTTACGCTGGCTAAGGCAGTAAAAATATGTCAGGCAAATGAAATGTCTAACGAGGAGACTCAGCAGATAGAAGAAACAAAAGGCGGATCGGCGGAGCCGGAGCCGGGCGCGTGGGGCaacgggcggcgcgggcgcggtcGCGGCGGCCAACAGCGCCCCCTGCCGGCGGCGCGTCGGCGCTCCGAAGTCTCGCCGCGAGTTAAAT atAACACAAGAGCGCAGTCATTTTGTGGTAATTACTTAACTGTTGTCGGAGCATGTGATTTGTCATGGACATACAAAAGTCGTACATATAATTTGCATTTCATTGTTACTAAACATAATTGTCAAAGTGTACTCGGTAAAAATGCTTGTGAAGAATTAGGTATGATAAGGCGTATCCATACTATTGACATTACATCTTACGACGATTTGTTCAAGGGGTTGGGCAAGTTACcgggtaaatataaaattgtaatcgaTGAGAGTGTACAACCGTCGATATGTCCTGTTAGAAAAATACCTATAGGTGTTAGACAAAAGTTGTTAGTCGAATTGAATCGCATGACGGAGTTAGGCGTGATACGAAAAGTTTCTCATCCGACGGAGTGGGTTAACGCGATAGTGGTGGCCGCCAAGAAGGACGGCGGCATTCGCGTGTGTCTTGATCCGCGTCCGCTCAACAAAGCCGTGCTCCGCGCACACTATCCGTTGCCCACGCTCGCGGAGATAGCTTGCAGGCTGCAAGGGGCCACCGTTTTCAGCAAGCTCGACGCGCGCTCGGGCTTCTGGATGTGTGAGATCGATGATGCGAGCGCCGATTTATGTACCTTCGGGACGCCTTTCGGGCGTTACCAGTTCTTGCGCTTACCGTACGGAATTAATTGTGCACCGGAagtttttcattcaaaaattCGACAGATTCTAGAGGATTTAGAAGGCGTTGACTCGTTTGTAGACGATATTGTCGTTTGGGGCGTAAATATCGAAGAACACGATAGGCGCTTAAAGGCCCTTCTCGATAGGGCCAGAGAAGtag GTCATACTTTCAGCGCTAGCGGCATGCAAATAGATAGGAGTAAATTAAGGGCTATTACGGATATGCCACCACCTAAAGATAGGCCGTCTTTGGAACGTTTTTTGGGCatggttaattatttatcgaaaTATATACCGAATTATTCCGAGGAAGTTTATCCGTtgagatgtttgttaaaaaaagatagCGTGTGGTGCTGGGACAGGGTACATGAGGCGGCGGTGACGCGCGTCAAGCGGCTGCTGAGCGGCGCGCCCGTATTGGCGTTGTACGAGACGCGCGCGCCAGTGCTGGTGTCGGTGGACGCGAGTGCGCGCGCGCTCGGCGCCGTACTGCTGCAGCGAGGTCGTCCCGTCGAGTTTGCCTCCATGACGCTCAACGACACGCAATGTCGCTATGCGCAGATTGAAAAGGAATTACTAGCTATCGTTTTTGCGTTGGAGCGGTTCCATCAATATGTTTTCGGTAGGTCGGACGTTACGGTGGAGACAGACCACAAACCATTAGAATCCTTGTTTAAGAAATCTTTGGACTCGGTGCCGGCTCGCCTCCAACGCATGATGTTAAGGGCACAAGcttatgattttaaagttGTATACAAGCCCGGAAAGTATATGTATATTGCGGATACACTGTCGAGAGCTCCGCTAGGAGAAATATTGTCGGATAACATAAGTAACGAAGTCGAGGAGCAGACCTGTTTTTTGTTAGAAAATGTCAGATTCAGTagtgaaaaaacaaaacttgttAAGGAATTTACAGCCAAAGATGAAGAGTGTCAACTTTTAATATCGTATATAGGTAACGGTTGGCCAGACAATAAATACGAAGTCGATGAACGTGTTCGCGCGCAGTGGTCCTACAGGGAATTATTTGAATACGTCGATGGCATAATTTTTAAGGACAATCTTGTGTATATACCGCGCGGTCTGCGTAAGGAGATGATAGAACGCGTTCACGACGGGCACATGGGCATAGACCGTTGCAAGCGGCACGCGCGCGAAGTCATGTTCTGGCCGGGCATGTCGCGCGATGTCGAGCAGCGCGTGCGGCGCTGCGCAGCGTGTACAGAGCGCGCTCCGCGCCCCCCGCGTGAACCCCTCTTGTTTCATCACATACCTGATATACCCTGGGTCAAGGTAGGTTcagatatttttcaaataggaAAAAACTATTATCTTATATTAGTGGATTACTTTTCGAATTTTGTTGAGGTAGTTATGTTAACGAATATTTGTAGCAGATCAGTTATCGGCGCTTTAAAGGAGCAATTTGCTCGACACGGCATTCCGGCCCATCTGGTGACAGACAACGGGCCCGCTTACGCGTCGAAAGAGTTCGCATTGTTTTGTAGGACGTGGGGTTTTGATCATATCACAACGTCGCCCCATTATCCGCAGTCGAATGGACGGAGTGAGAGAACTGTTAGAACcgtaaaagaaatgttaaagaaaTCGTATTTGTCGGGCACTGATTTTTATCTaggattattaaattttcgagcGACACCGCGTGACGGCATCGCTTCACCTTCGGAGTTATTGATGGGTCGTAGGATAAATACTCG GGCGCTCCCGGAGCTGCAGGCCGGGCAGGAGGTGATCATCGCGGACGGAGTGAGTCGGCGCAGGCGCGGCCGTGTGCAGGCGCGCGCTGCGCAACCACGATCTTACTTTGTTAGTGATGCCGCGGGCAGATGTTACAGACGTAATAGGCGGCATTTGATTAATATTGGTCAGCAGGGCAGTGCCTATGGCGCTACTGAACCCACTGAGAGCGGCTGCATCCCGGGAACGTCTAGCGCAGACTCGGCATTACAACGCGACCTAG agggtacattaaaatattag